A DNA window from Ornithinimicrobium humiphilum contains the following coding sequences:
- a CDS encoding type I restriction endonuclease subunit R, with amino-acid sequence MSGMGELVSVQAPLVAALAGVGWVHVPADQLGRPDEDPFVIDQVVDALVRLNPVIAEDPERVHEVLRQLRTMPLTAQDVGLVETNRDFAAWLRGEVTHEFVGTKGSVPVRLIDFDDLSNNVFVVSEEVRYGTPGHVARFDVVLWVNGFPLVVGELKTPVNQKVSWVKGATELVETYQEGWAPFFVPNVLTFATEGKQFRYAGVRTPVQYWHTWGAVKDQPRLADVLEAATSMLTPRTVLDFLSDFTAFETPQSDDGTGSLNKLVARYTQYEAVNLIVDRVKDPERRKGLIYHTQGSGKTLAMVFAAGKLLRDPDLNNPTIVLVADRVQLVQQLWDQFRTTSMPRLQVPPTAGALQALLKGDRRGLIFTTVHKFANAPVLNERSNIVVLVDEAHRTQEGDLGQTMRAALPNANLFAFTGTPIADVDRNTFATFGDESDPGSALHTYGTDESIRDGMTVPIHVAPRKVEFTLDKEGLDEAFKVLAEDENLDDAEQDELARRASRAATFFANPDRVRAVCEDLVDHFYSTVDPLGMKAQIVVVDRAACVAYTEELDRILEERYQKALAEAGELEVPLVRDEVAVVMTVGTAKGEDAAWQKYALTEAQEADLLKRFRTYGDPLKFLVCTSKLGTGFNAPIEGVLYLDKPLKDHTLFQTITRANRTWRNPETGADKRYGIIVDYVGLGAGFAKAMAPANPEQAQQQIEIDGLIEVFETQLETTMLRFAGIDVDQQGPQTLMDAQARMPRPEDEQKFAANYVMLEGIWEALWPHDDLRTHRKTYRFLSQVYASLQPAPGPADHLWHRLGAKTLDLVHRHMDDITVTRADEVVVADAETVRTLIDEGLLEDPKEIEGKTADDIIDSIAERLKKRQAAPSGEHPVFKSLAERLDRLRQRTLAAAEQSIEWLREAFQLAKDLTAAEKADDQGTLDLLPDPRLGALTQIFREFAPKDSPVLVERVVDDIDSIVREVRYDGWEATQQGDQLVRRHVRSVLRKHQLHKTPGLFERAYEYIAEHY; translated from the coding sequence ATGAGCGGGATGGGGGAACTGGTCAGTGTGCAAGCGCCGCTGGTGGCTGCCCTGGCCGGGGTGGGGTGGGTGCACGTGCCGGCGGATCAGCTGGGCCGGCCGGACGAGGACCCGTTCGTCATCGACCAGGTGGTCGACGCGCTGGTCCGGCTCAACCCGGTGATCGCCGAGGACCCGGAGCGGGTGCACGAGGTGCTGCGGCAGCTGCGGACGATGCCGCTGACCGCGCAGGACGTTGGCCTGGTGGAGACCAACCGGGACTTCGCGGCCTGGCTGCGCGGGGAGGTGACGCACGAGTTCGTCGGGACCAAGGGCTCGGTCCCGGTGCGGCTGATCGACTTCGACGACCTGTCCAACAACGTCTTCGTGGTCTCCGAGGAGGTCCGGTACGGCACGCCCGGCCATGTCGCCCGCTTCGACGTGGTGCTGTGGGTCAACGGCTTCCCGCTGGTGGTGGGTGAGTTGAAGACGCCGGTGAACCAGAAGGTGTCCTGGGTCAAGGGCGCCACCGAGCTGGTCGAGACCTACCAGGAGGGCTGGGCGCCGTTCTTCGTGCCGAACGTGCTGACCTTCGCCACCGAGGGCAAGCAGTTCCGCTACGCCGGCGTCCGCACCCCGGTCCAGTACTGGCACACCTGGGGTGCGGTGAAGGACCAGCCGCGCCTGGCCGACGTACTGGAGGCCGCGACCTCGATGCTGACCCCGCGGACGGTGCTGGACTTCCTCTCCGACTTCACCGCCTTCGAGACGCCGCAGTCCGACGACGGAACCGGGTCGCTGAACAAGCTGGTGGCCAGGTACACCCAGTACGAGGCGGTCAACCTGATCGTGGACCGCGTGAAAGACCCGGAGCGACGCAAGGGCCTGATCTACCACACGCAGGGCTCGGGCAAGACCCTGGCGATGGTGTTCGCGGCCGGCAAGCTGCTGCGCGACCCGGACCTGAACAACCCCACCATCGTCCTGGTCGCCGACCGGGTACAGCTGGTGCAGCAGCTGTGGGACCAGTTCCGCACCACGTCCATGCCGCGGCTGCAGGTGCCGCCCACCGCGGGCGCGCTGCAGGCGCTGCTGAAGGGGGACCGGCGCGGTCTGATCTTCACCACCGTGCACAAGTTCGCGAACGCCCCGGTGCTGAACGAGCGGTCCAACATCGTGGTGCTGGTGGACGAGGCGCACCGCACCCAGGAGGGCGACCTGGGTCAGACGATGCGGGCAGCCCTGCCGAACGCCAACCTGTTCGCGTTCACCGGCACCCCCATCGCCGACGTGGACCGCAACACCTTCGCCACCTTCGGCGACGAGTCCGACCCCGGCAGCGCACTGCACACCTACGGCACCGACGAGTCGATCCGCGACGGGATGACCGTGCCGATCCACGTGGCCCCGCGCAAGGTCGAGTTCACCCTCGACAAGGAAGGCCTGGACGAGGCGTTCAAGGTGCTGGCCGAGGACGAGAACCTCGACGACGCCGAGCAGGACGAGCTCGCCCGGCGTGCGTCCCGGGCCGCCACGTTCTTCGCCAACCCCGACCGGGTCCGGGCCGTGTGCGAGGACCTGGTGGACCACTTCTACTCCACCGTCGACCCGTTGGGGATGAAGGCCCAGATCGTGGTGGTCGACCGGGCCGCGTGCGTGGCGTACACCGAGGAGCTCGACCGGATCCTGGAGGAGCGGTACCAGAAGGCGCTGGCCGAGGCCGGGGAGTTGGAGGTGCCGCTGGTGCGGGACGAGGTGGCCGTGGTGATGACGGTCGGCACCGCCAAGGGCGAGGACGCGGCCTGGCAGAAGTACGCCCTGACCGAGGCGCAGGAGGCCGATCTGCTCAAGCGGTTCCGGACCTACGGCGACCCGTTGAAGTTCCTCGTGTGCACCTCCAAGCTCGGTACCGGGTTCAACGCACCCATCGAGGGCGTGCTGTACCTGGACAAGCCGCTGAAGGACCACACGCTGTTCCAGACGATCACCCGCGCCAACCGGACCTGGCGAAACCCCGAGACGGGCGCCGACAAGCGGTACGGGATCATCGTCGACTACGTCGGCCTGGGTGCCGGGTTCGCGAAGGCGATGGCCCCGGCCAACCCGGAGCAGGCGCAGCAGCAGATCGAGATCGACGGACTCATCGAGGTCTTCGAGACCCAGCTGGAGACGACGATGCTCCGGTTCGCCGGCATCGACGTCGACCAGCAGGGGCCGCAGACGCTCATGGACGCGCAGGCGAGGATGCCCCGGCCAGAGGACGAGCAGAAGTTCGCGGCGAACTACGTGATGCTCGAGGGCATCTGGGAGGCGCTGTGGCCCCACGATGACCTGCGCACCCACCGCAAGACCTACCGGTTCCTCTCCCAGGTCTACGCCTCCCTGCAGCCGGCTCCCGGGCCGGCCGACCACCTGTGGCACCGGCTCGGGGCGAAGACCCTCGACCTGGTCCACCGGCACATGGACGACATCACCGTCACCCGGGCCGACGAGGTCGTCGTCGCCGACGCCGAGACCGTCCGCACCCTCATCGACGAGGGGCTGCTCGAGGACCCGAAGGAGATCGAGGGCAAGACGGCCGACGACATCATCGACTCCATCGCCGAACGGCTGAAGAAGCGCCAGGCAGCCCCCTCGGGCGAACACCCGGTGTTCAAGTCCTTGGCCGAGCGTCTGGACCGCCTGCGCCAACGCACCCTGGCTGCGGCAGAGCAGTCCATCGAGTGGCTTCGGGAGGCGTTCCAGCTCGCCAAGGACCTCACCGCCGCGGAGAAGGCGGACGACCAGGGCACCCTTGACCTGCTGCCCGACCCGCGCCTTGGCGCGCTCACCCAGATCTTTCGCGAATTCGCGCCGAAGGACTCGCCGGTCCTGGTCGAGCGTGTCGTCGATGACATTGACAGCATTGTCCGGGAGGTCCGCTACGACGGCTGGGAGGCGACCCAGCAGGGCGATCAGCTCGTACGCCGACACGTCCGTAGCGTCCTTCGGAAGCACCAGCTGCACAAGACGCCCGGGTTGTTCGAGCGGGCTTACGAGTACATTGCGGAGCACTACTGA
- a CDS encoding GNAT family N-acetyltransferase, which translates to MIAGPNRAAGTCGSSTRLVERCPEHTDERDPVVKPFTSATGFTDDWWVDFNWDTSVRWFSLIDDTTGDELVRVEVVPTSEVGALYRTVPANGYTEIELIEVHGEHRRQGWGRTAIEKLQEQLPGPYAALAKDGAEPFWTGLGWTAFQHPGDPEHCDVLFIDEPGQMP; encoded by the coding sequence ATGATCGCCGGGCCAAACAGGGCTGCGGGGACTTGCGGCAGCAGCACCCGGTTGGTGGAACGTTGTCCCGAGCACACCGATGAGAGGGATCCCGTAGTCAAGCCGTTCACATCTGCGACCGGCTTCACCGACGACTGGTGGGTGGACTTCAACTGGGATACCTCAGTGCGCTGGTTCAGCCTCATCGACGACACCACGGGCGACGAGCTGGTCCGCGTAGAGGTCGTACCCACATCTGAGGTAGGCGCGCTGTACCGAACCGTGCCAGCCAACGGCTACACCGAGATCGAATTGATCGAGGTGCACGGAGAGCACCGCCGGCAAGGCTGGGGCCGCACAGCCATTGAGAAGTTGCAGGAGCAGCTCCCCGGGCCTTACGCAGCCTTGGCCAAGGATGGCGCCGAGCCGTTCTGGACCGGTTTGGGCTGGACAGCATTCCAGCATCCCGGTGACCCAGAGCACTGTGACGTCCTCTTCATCGACGAACCTGGCCAGATGCCCTAG